From the genome of Papilio machaon chromosome 1, ilPapMach1.1, whole genome shotgun sequence:
ATAGATATTGCTTGGTAAGCTTGGAGTTgtcatgtttttatataagtactagctgtcgcccgcgactccgtccgcgcggagttaataagcttatatgacacgtttgtagatttaccatagcagcgccatctattgattacttactcaacccagtcgaaaggtatcgacatctgttagaatcatttggagttaacagataattgtgactgtcaaataataacagacaaataattagcaataaattaaaattgcgactataatttgagatttaaactatcctatctctcaagttggatcgaactgcacatggtgtgcgaattttattataatcggttaagtggtttaggagtccattgaggacaaacattgtgacacgagatttatatatattaagattatcgGCAGTGGTAACCCACCGTTATCTTGTCGGTATGCCAGAACGATTTTCTATTAGTACATCTAATATTAAAGGTTTATTTATacagttaaaataacaaataagcaAGACTATCTTATTAAGTTCTTTAAACAAGCAATATTTCTTGTTCATATGCTACCTCCATTTAACCAAACAATAAACTGGTTAAAACTGatagttattataaagtacTTACCCGTAAATCTATTGTCCTAGATGAAATTATACAGgtgttgaaaaaatattaaccgtattttttaacttaaacccTGTCTAGAGCTTAAATAAACatgtgattttttaaagtttcttgcacaaaaaaatatttaaatgcccATTTAGATGATACCTGTTTCTGGTACGTACCAGAACAACTGAATCCAAAAAATTGCGCAAATAATTGTATGGAATGGCAAGAAAAATGTGGTCCTTAATGCTACAAATTCAATTGAAGACttcaaaagaaattttaaattactcattAGAGGTCCCTAGCACCTGAAGTAATTTTGGGTCTAAGAAGTCTCTTTGTCTCTGGGTCaatggtttatttaaataaaaaaacaagcatatgtagaaattatttttatttcactaatCTAGCTTACACAATATTCGAGGCACAAAATCGCATtacgtttattataaaaacgcaTTTATTGATTAActctatattacataaaatctgCTGCAAACGGACGGACTCGAGTATGATGAACTagaataaactatataaaaaacacataacaTAAATCAAGTCatgatcaaaataaaaaagtcatttcattcattaaaataaaaaaagtcatgatgaaaataaaaaaagtcatgatcaaaataaaaaagtcatgaccaaaattaaaaagtcatgaccaaaatgaaaaagtcatgacctaaataaaaaagtcatgaccaaaatgaaaaagtcatgaccaaaatgaaaaagtcatgatgaaaataaaaaagtcatgaccaaaatgaaaaagtcatgaccaaaatgaaaaaatcatgactaaaataaaaaagtcatgatcaaaataaaaaactaacttaatttcatagtaatatatagtaatagatatatgtcaaaaatattttacgcagCTTATTTCTACGTATCTCTGGatggatataaaattattgcaataattcgagattctatttaaaaataacactgtgaccttaaaacataaaatggaCGGACACAAAACACctaaatacataatgtaaaaatacatatagaaagtaaaatttaaaaaaacaacgatactaaaaaaaacgcaaaagtaaaaaaatattacttgatttttcaattgattttaagaaaataaaaatgtcaattttgtaaaaaaaaattatcaaaccATTTTATATCAGTCTCAAAATCataattgtcaaaaaaatgtttctgtgAGGACGAAAAAATACGTCACAAtcatgatgaaaaaaaatcattaaactaataaatgtcgtaatgcattttttagatattaacacaaaatctaaaataattaaagttataactaTGAGATTTGTATCCTAAAATACAATTGGTCGAATTGGCAGTgttcattcaaataaaaataaaacaccatAATCCTCTGTGAATTTCTAAACACGGACTATAATGTTAGACCTTccaaaaaatagttaaagaaATCAAgctaaattttttacaacgattaatttttttaatttttttttatgaaggcaacatagcaaaatatttttacattttcttttttaaatataaccttgcctttgcttttaaatgtaattcgCCTTACAAAAAAGCacctattaataaaaaaaattaaaacatttgtattgtcttttaaaataaatcagaaaatatgagtttttaaattccgctcagacggagtcgtgggcgaaaTTTAGTACATTATAATTGACtttatgttttgatataagtTAAAGTTCGTGGAAGGAACGAGTGTTTTCATTCgccactagctgtcgcccgcgactccgtccgcggggaatttaataaaattacgtaataagtagcctatgtgttcttccagactatgatctacatctgtacaaaattttatcaagatccgtagaATCGTTCCttgaaacatccatccatccatacatctaaacattcgcatttataatattagtaagaactGAGACTGCAGTAGATaactacatttatatattactcaaGGACGgacataattacattaaatatgtactatATGTATAATGAAATTCTGAAtagaacgtttttttttttcaaacatttttatataaattgccCTGTTTTTTTAGCAATGTACACTTTTACATCGAAATTTCTAGAAgcaattcctttttttttaccaatttgatgcataaatttaatatcagcAGTTGCCAGTGTTATTGTCagtcattattaataataattaaatcatggCTTTCATCAATgtcttttcatttcatattgtctttttcttatttaaattttcatattacgattatataaacatacataacataaagttatGTTTGGACCAAGACAGTCTTTTGATTAACaccaaaaaatacaaaaaaaaaatcgagatTCTCTATGGTATTTCACCATATTTACTAAACGGTGGTACATTATAatgaattgttattaattcattattaaaaatttatatatgctttttatgtaaataaataaaaatggtataaaataaactatacatATGAAAGGCAAATTGTAAAATCcaaatacagtcaaacctgtaTAAGTGAGAATTCAAGGGATATTTTTCTCACCAGCAAGTTCCTGAAAACACCGCTTtaagaggtttctcgcttatccaggttggACTGTATAAGTTAAAATTCCCAAAAATTACATCATTGGTTTaaacactgtttttttttactttttcactGAGATGTTTAttctaaaatgaaaattatcattaaattcaagtatttttataaggcaaaaaaaataatgcttcCCTACATtttcttacaataaaaaataaatctaaacgTATTCATCAAATAGTTCAAAATATCCAGTACAATGAACACTATTCGATCATAACTTCAAAATGGACGGTACCTAATTTCTCCCGCCTGTCGTACTTTATGTTTTTAGCCCAAGCCCGACactctatatttataactctaCCCGctggaagaaaaaaaacatttaacatatatatcaaacaaacaataatctAACTAAATTCATAATCTatccaaaataaactttgtctatctaagtttttttacaagtaaagtattttttatatgaaaaagtggcaaacgagtaagcggtcccctgaattcaccgaaatagctacgcgaccgttgcccatggacatctgcaaatgcagatgcgttacctacatataatcaacggaggaggggacgcacagaaagaggacatttccCCTTTCCATatgtcccctcttccgccaaacttctccttctcatcctttcctaataagaaaagattgtgaagggaaagaggactaaaatgagtcctcaggcaccacactcatcagactgtacgcggaattacttccacttgacgcctgtcttctgtgtggttgtggtatttcacttgagcgaggccaattcgtgcaactgatgttgttagcgtctaccactgttactatattaattattatttttctttccttGTTAATAAAAGATGGGTAGGGGAATGGTGCCTACAATTTGATCTTCAAATTGACTCCCACTTGAGGTGTATCTTTTGagtggttgtggtattgcaccgaaGGAACTGTACATATTACTTGCTCTACcactattaaaatgttaaaaaataatattagatatatttacttttaggCCTGACGAGATGAACAGCGACCAGGGGACTAAGATAACCCTCGGCGTTCGTGTAAGGGTAGAAATACCCGGGGAAGCCAGCGTAGGGTAGATAACGCACCACACCGATGTTCTCCTTATCAGCCGGAGTCTCCCCCTCACACGACACCCACACCATGTTGGcctttaaattatcaaaatggCCATATGTGAGTGACTTCCACACCAAAGGAATAGAGAAAATAACTTGAAGTAAGTCGAGAAAGTGCGTGTTTAGCTGAAATCGGCCAAATTACGAGTCCCTTCTTCGATTTGGCCCGTATTACTTAAAGGTCGGTGGAGCCAAAATTTATTGACAATTTTACTAAGCCACCCATGGCTTTTTCTTTTGCCTTTTTCCTTACAGAAAGACAGTGCAGTGTCTTTTCCATATATCCTTAATTATATAGTAACTATGTTGGATAATGTATGGATAATAAACACTCTGTAATTATAACTTCTTAGTAGAGCTACTTTGTCGTTTTTTTAGGAGGAGATACaatcaaacctggataagctagaataaaaattttatctcTAATTCATCTTTTTCGCTTAAGGAGGACTCTCACTAaaagaggtttctcgcttatctatTTTTGActgtacttaaattaaaaatccacAAACATCtcatatcataaatatttcttcGTGTTTTACGTATTCTTTTACTTTCTACATAAAAGTGTAACTTGTGTTCACAAAGTAGTCAGTATACTTACGTAGTCTCTATTGTACTGTGTGATGTTCTTGATGTGTGTCTGCAGCTCGTGCGGCATCTCGCGAGGCAGATTTGTCGTGTCGTTGTAGAACTCCGGCCGCCAGCCGTATATCCTAACATACATACAACTCTCATACATTTCATACACAATGAGACAAGCCCTAGCTTGAGCTCAAAGAAATATCTAACATTCTTCTCTCCTTGAAATTAGCAACTTAAAACTACGTAACTTCACTCACGTTCACGGTTTACGCTGTGAAACTATGGAACTCCTTACCTCTCTCTATTAGATGCAATAAAAGTAttgaatcgtttaaaaaacatgtcaaagaTCACTATCTGCAGCTCTAATAATAttgctgaaatattgtattattttattttctcttattaatatttctattgcttttatttttatttcttatcactgTTCGTGTGCACCCTAccgatttggtttacttagcttaatttctacccaagggttgtctggcagagatcgctgcttagcgataagaccgccttttgtgaaaatcctgttgtactttcttttttttgtaactccatgatagtgcacaataaagtatatttgtatttgtattgtaactttataataagCTAATGAAAACCTAgaatttgttacataaaacatataaaagagATATCAGCAGAATGTGAACAGATTAACACAAGTACGGCATCACTCGTACTGTATTGCATTTCTGTTTACAAATCACGCACGcaacattttaaagaaaaactacCGCACTAAGAGTCGTTTAAGGGAGATACTTAGAGTATATTTAGTGAGAGTAATCTACTACTTAAGTGGAAGATTGAATCGCAAATAAAGTTACaacaatcaaaaaaaaattcgaaaCAAAAAATCGTGGCCAATAGGcttcaaaaagaaaattagatAGTCATCCAGACTTAATCTAGATCCGTGGGGtctaattgtaataaaattgccTTACCTgttcaactttaaaaaaatgcatggCGATGACTTGTGGAAGGAGAAGTGGTTCTCCTCAATGCACGGCTCCCAAGCTCGTATGTCGACGTCGCACACCTTGCCCGGTGGGGGCGGGCTGCGGAAGCCACAGTTGAAGATATTCTGACCAGCGCCAGCGGTCTGCCCTTTCATCTTGTAAACTaccataaaaataacttattatagCCTACAATATTCTTACAATACTTCTAGATCAATATGTTATCCAAAGACAGTGGTTTAACAGTAGAGATGCCAGCTTtggttgcacgaattggcctcgctcagtaaaataccacaaccacacagaagacaggcgtcaagtagaagtaattccacgtacagtctgatgagtgtggtgccggaggactcattttagttctttttcccttcccacccttttcttataaggaaaggatgggaaggggaggtggatttgatggaggaggagatgaataggaaggttaaatattatcttttaatgtGTCTCCTTCGTCTATTGagagtaggcaacgcatctgcaattgcgaatgtctatgggcagcggtcgcttcgccatttcggtaaattcatgtggccgcttgctcgtttgccaccttgtaatatataaaaaaaaaatattaacctttCAAGAACTTAATAAGTTCATCTTCCCAATACTTATAGCTCTCATAGCTGGTGCCTTTGTACCAGATGAGGGTGCTCCGGACATCAGGTGGAAGAGGCCGGAAACCAAGGCCTGGACTGGTGCCAATCAGTCCCCTGTCTTGTTGCAGACGTGGTACACGAGGATTGATAAATTGCTCCTTGAATGTTACCATGCAGATCATGAAGAGAGCTCCAAGAACAGCATAGAATATTACgtagaataatataattttacctgtaacaaatatgtattgttaaaaattatttatttaaattacattttt
Proteins encoded in this window:
- the LOC106712818 gene encoding sodium/potassium-transporting ATPase subunit beta-2 produces the protein MSRNPKLEEFEIETKPTRSIRRGNVSNFFYDSNTGAFLGRTAESWCKIILFYVIFYAVLGALFMICMVTFKEQFINPRVPRLQQDRGLIGTSPGLGFRPLPPDVRSTLIWYKGTSYESYKYWEDELIKFLKVYKMKGQTAGAGQNIFNCGFRSPPPPGKVCDVDIRAWEPCIEENHFSFHKSSPCIFLKLNRIYGWRPEFYNDTTNLPREMPHELQTHIKNITQYNRDYANMVWVSCEGETPADKENIGVVRYLPYAGFPGYFYPYTNAEGYLSPLVAVHLVRPKTGRVINIECRAWAKNIKYDRREKLGTVHFEVMIE